One segment of Carcharodon carcharias isolate sCarCar2 chromosome 16, sCarCar2.pri, whole genome shotgun sequence DNA contains the following:
- the LOC121288817 gene encoding prostaglandin F2-alpha receptor-like isoform X1, with protein MSNPNTSINSTEPTSIATNDTCATQPGAVHIPIIFMTIGVLSNCVALGILVKTYKRFRQKWRASFLLFASGLVFTDCLGHVITGAITIRVYALEKDWARIDSSGHLCPFLGTSMVFFGLSALFLGSVMAIERCLGITQPLLHSAKMTAQCAKFILSGTWLFALCIALLPNLGLGKYTVQCTQSWCFLKTSNITFVTERGILLLFSSLGLTALGISLLCNMISGVALLRARVRSKPHRQGKSHHVEMLVQLMTIMCVSCICWGPFLVIVARIGSLNAGRPVITSLLFSVRLATWNQILDPWVYILLRKSVLRRIWKLTHLCMGKPDIRLHSWNCSSLQSTIKTAAMERSISTAKRQSQIARINESQ; from the exons ATGTCTAACCCCAACACCAGCATCAACTCCACGGAACCGACCTCCATCGCAACCAATGACACTTGTGCCACACAACCGGGAGCAGTTCACATTCCGATTATATTCATGACTATCGGGGTCCTGTCGAATTGCGTCGCCCTCGGGATTCTTGTGAAAACCTACAAAAGGTTCAGGCAGAAATGGAGAGCGTCCTTCCTGCTGTTCGCCAGTGGACTGGTTTTCACAGACTGCTTGGGGCATGTCATCACCGGGGCAATAACAATCAGGGTGTACGCACTGGAGAAAGACTGGGCAAGGATTGACTCCTCAGGGCACCTCTGCCCATTTTTAGGGACCAGCATGGTTTTCTTCGGCCTCTCAGCTTTGTTCCTTGGCAGTGTCATGGCAATCGAGCGGTGCCTGGGCATCACCCAGCCTCTTTTGCATTCTGCCAAGATGACCGCCCAGTGCGCCAAATTTATCTTGAGCGGCACTTGGCTGTTTGCCCTGTGCATCGCTTTGCTGCCCAACCTAGGCCTTGGAAAATATACAGTTCAGTGCACTCAGTCGTGGTGCTTTCTAAAAACAAGCAACATTACatttgtgacagagagaggaattCTGCTGCTATTCTCCTCCTTGGgattgactgcccttggcatttCCTTACTGTGCAATATGATTAGTGGCGTGGCTCTGTTAAGAGCTCGAGTGAGGAGCAAACCCCACAGGCAAGGAAAATCTCACCATGTAGAAATGTTGGTCCAGCTAATGACCATAATGTGCGTCTCCTGTATTTGTTGGGGTCCATTTCTG GTAATCGTGGCAAGGATAGGCAGCTTAAATGCGGGCCGACCAGTGATCACTTCACTTCTGTTCAGCGTTCGACTGGCAACCTGGAATCAGATCTTAGATCCCTGGGTTTATATCCTGCTTCGCAAATCGGTTTTGAGGAGGATTTGGAAACTTACTCACCTTTGCATGGGAAAGCCAGACATCCGGCTCCACAGTTGGAACTGTAGCTCACTCCAAAGCACAATTAAGACAGCTGCCATGGAAAGATCGATATCTACTGCTAAAAGACAGTCACAGATTGCCAGAATAAATGAAAGCCAGTGA